A window from Fervidicoccaceae archaeon encodes these proteins:
- the amrS gene encoding AmmeMemoRadiSam system radical SAM enzyme — MAISKNKRVAEHWIRYNSKGYVKCNLCSRYCIIAPGKFGVCGVRKNEGGTLYTYVYGLLTAIAMDPIEKKPLMHYMPSSRVLSISTVGCNFFCSFCQNWEISQSRLERGLYGEFREPEEIVEIAKRYKADGISFTYNEPTIFYEYMYDVAKLAVKEGLFTTIVTNGYMSPEAIEEFYPYLNAATVDFKASGNPDFYRKYMSVPDPSPIYEFLKILKEKRIFIEITNLIVPRIGDNKGDLGKLASWIASELSEEVPFHLLRFYPSYKLTSLPPTEIEKLEELSVEARNAGLKHVYIGNVWGHPLESTRCPKCGNVVIEREGFFVKRNVLDEEGRCPYCGYKLNVVVRRSGGKR, encoded by the coding sequence ATGGCAATAAGCAAGAACAAGAGAGTAGCAGAGCATTGGATCCGATACAATTCAAAGGGATATGTCAAATGCAATTTGTGCAGCAGATACTGCATAATAGCTCCAGGAAAATTTGGAGTATGTGGAGTTAGAAAGAACGAGGGAGGCACTCTCTATACATATGTTTATGGGCTCCTCACAGCAATAGCAATGGATCCCATAGAGAAAAAGCCTCTGATGCACTACATGCCCTCCTCAAGGGTACTATCCATATCAACAGTAGGCTGTAACTTTTTCTGTTCGTTCTGTCAAAATTGGGAAATCAGTCAATCGAGATTGGAGAGAGGGCTATATGGTGAGTTCAGAGAACCTGAAGAAATTGTGGAGATTGCTAAAAGGTACAAGGCCGACGGTATATCCTTCACATACAATGAACCTACAATTTTCTATGAGTATATGTACGATGTAGCAAAATTAGCAGTAAAAGAGGGTCTTTTTACCACCATAGTAACAAATGGGTACATGAGCCCAGAAGCCATAGAGGAGTTCTATCCATATTTAAATGCAGCCACGGTCGATTTCAAGGCCAGCGGAAATCCTGATTTTTATAGAAAATATATGAGCGTTCCCGATCCATCACCTATCTATGAATTCCTCAAGATACTGAAGGAAAAGCGCATCTTCATAGAGATAACAAACTTGATAGTCCCAAGAATTGGGGATAACAAGGGTGATTTGGGAAAGCTTGCGAGCTGGATAGCCTCAGAGCTAAGCGAGGAGGTTCCGTTCCATCTTCTCAGATTTTATCCCAGCTATAAACTAACTTCGCTACCCCCTACGGAGATTGAAAAGCTCGAAGAGCTTTCTGTTGAAGCAAGAAATGCTGGCCTCAAGCATGTTTATATAGGTAATGTATGGGGACATCCACTAGAGAGCACTCGGTGTCCTAAATGTGGAAATGTTGTTATAGAGAGGGAGGGCTTCTTTGTCAAAAGAAATGTTCTGGATGAAGAGGGAAGATGTCCATATTGCGGATATAAATTGAACGTGGTGGTGAGGAGAAGTGGAGGGAAGAGGTAA
- a CDS encoding lipoate protein ligase C-terminal domain-containing protein encodes MKILRGEKKLKKGLVRVKMEIDDNGRIESITITGDFFMIPEDSLWKLEEELIGAKLEREEILKIIKKVFEETRATLVGSSPEELTEAILEVEEI; translated from the coding sequence TTGAAAATACTAAGAGGAGAAAAGAAGCTGAAGAAAGGTCTGGTAAGGGTGAAAATGGAGATTGATGATAATGGAAGAATTGAGAGTATTACCATAACAGGGGATTTCTTCATGATTCCCGAGGATTCTCTATGGAAGCTGGAAGAAGAGCTGATTGGAGCAAAGCTTGAAAGAGAGGAGATTTTGAAAATTATTAAAAAAGTATTCGAGGAAACAAGAGCAACACTTGTTGGCTCTTCACCAGAGGAACTTACTGAAGCTATCTTGGAGGTTGAGGAAATTTGA
- a CDS encoding ATP/GTP-binding protein, translating to MEGRGKYIVFIGPAGSGKTTLTQSLGDWLEFNGIGVSRINLDPAIESIPYSPDVDVRTFVNARDIAISRGLGPNGALLVSMDYLFTKIGEVHKEIERVESEYNLLDTPGQMELFAYRPTGNLLIERIAPKNRTVVVFLVDAVFATRIDSLISMLLLSYSVSLRHSFPQINAITKVDTLDREHLDELYELRDDPTIIIERVSELERASTRELIESFANLLLDVGFDFVPVSSTSEEGLEELFGRIQGIISEMNEFESNI from the coding sequence GTGGAGGGAAGAGGTAAGTATATAGTCTTCATAGGACCTGCTGGTTCAGGAAAAACAACACTAACTCAATCCTTGGGAGACTGGCTAGAGTTCAATGGAATAGGCGTGTCAAGGATAAACCTAGATCCAGCAATTGAGAGCATTCCGTATAGCCCTGATGTTGATGTTAGGACCTTTGTTAATGCGCGAGATATAGCTATAAGCAGAGGACTGGGTCCGAACGGCGCCCTTCTAGTGAGCATGGATTACTTGTTCACAAAAATAGGGGAAGTGCACAAAGAAATAGAACGGGTAGAGAGTGAATATAACCTGCTGGATACTCCAGGTCAGATGGAGCTCTTTGCATATAGACCAACTGGAAACTTGCTTATAGAGAGAATTGCCCCAAAAAACAGGACAGTAGTGGTTTTTCTAGTGGATGCTGTTTTTGCGACAAGGATTGATAGCTTAATCTCCATGCTTTTGCTCTCCTATAGTGTCAGTCTCAGACACAGCTTTCCACAGATAAATGCGATTACAAAGGTAGATACTTTGGATAGAGAGCACCTAGATGAGCTATATGAACTAAGAGATGATCCAACTATAATAATTGAGAGAGTTTCGGAACTGGAAAGAGCATCAACCAGAGAGCTAATTGAGAGCTTTGCCAATCTTCTTCTTGATGTGGGATTCGACTTTGTTCCAGTTTCAAGCACAAGCGAAGAGGGGCTGGAGGAGCTCTTCGGGAGAATACAGGGGATCATCTCAGAGATGAATGAGTTCGAATCCAATATCTAA
- a CDS encoding RNA repair domain-containing protein yields MTRRTILGVLKEIRGSTFKEKYKIFIRDRLVEGGTRVITGDQIDEITQFDQIILKEGSVIPIHRIIKIEIGNRVIIDRKTAEEQ; encoded by the coding sequence ATGACTAGAAGGACTATTTTGGGAGTTCTCAAGGAAATTCGCGGCTCTACGTTTAAGGAGAAATACAAGATATTCATTAGGGATAGGCTTGTGGAGGGGGGAACCAGAGTTATAACGGGGGATCAGATAGATGAAATAACCCAATTTGACCAGATAATTCTGAAGGAAGGCTCAGTAATTCCAATTCATCGAATAATCAAAATTGAAATTGGTAATAGAGTAATTATAGATAGAAAAACTGCTGAAGAGCAGTGA